The nucleotide window ctatttttcttcatttgaatAAAGTACCTGTAATTGAGCCAACAATGATGAGCCTCCTTGATGGGTAGTCAGATTTGTTCAAATCTTCAAGCAGCAACCGCGAAAGAAGGAAGTGCCCGAGATGGTTAGTCCCAACACTGAGTTCAAAGCCTTCAGCAGTGAATGAAGGTTCCTTAGCAGTTGGCTGATAAACAGCAGCATTGCACACAAGCACATCAAGTGGCCTCTCCGATCGCCTGAAGTTATCGACAAATTGGCGCACACTGTCGAGGGAAGCAAGGTCTAGATGCATAATTGTGTAGTTTTCTTTGGGCATGCCAGCGGACTTGGCAGCTCTTTCAGCCTTGAGGAAATCCCTGCAGGCCATTATAACATGCCATTTCCCTGATTCAGCCAAAGCCTTGGCTGTGGCTAGACCCAGTCCAGAGGAGGCACCAGTGACCACCACACTGCCCTTTCTGAGAGTTTTCTTCCCCTCTGATGCACCCCTGGTGATTGCTGGGGATGCCGTGGCCGCTGTCTGGGCTCTGACAGGCTTGAATTCTCTCTGTAATTaaaaccattttttttatCCACACAAAATTCAGTGAATTATccaaatataaattaacaGAACCCCATGTTCAGCACGTAATTAGACatactgtttttctttttggaaagTAACAACCAATTGCCTCAACTCATCATTTATAGCAAATGACAGATGAAAAGCTTAATGAACTTCAAGATATTTTTCTATTCTTCAgaacaaacaataaacaagGGAAAttaagagaaggaaaaaaatgtaaattttcCTACCTTGCAGCTTAATGCAACAGAGCTGAATTCAGCCTTGAGATTGTCTGAGAATGACACTCCAAACAGGCTTGATTCCTTGAAAGATGCACTGGACTTTccctgagaaaaaaaaaaaaatatccaagAAAACCAACCCCATTAGCTTCTTAGGCGTTAACAACAAAGAAGAAACTTTTCTCAGAACAAAGTAACTGATAAAAGCAAAAACCTCTTTGGGAACCGAGAAAGCAGAGGAAACCACAGAAGCAGCCTGAAGAGCCATCGACACTGGCAAAGTAAAGCTTCTTGACTACtttgaattgggttttcttttttctgaacTTTCTCACAAGTGGAGAAGAGAGTGAAGAAGATAGTGTGGTGGGGTGAGCAGAGTGAAGCTGAGCTCAAGTACTTGAAAAGGAAACACCAGTTTGTATTTATACAGAGTGGTTTTGGCACTTGGCAAGACACTAAAATAGTATATTTGGGATATGAGTGGCAGAGAGGAT belongs to Prunus persica cultivar Lovell chromosome G4, Prunus_persica_NCBIv2, whole genome shotgun sequence and includes:
- the LOC18779061 gene encoding protochlorophyllide reductase, chloroplastic — its product is MALQAASVVSSAFSVPKEGKSSASFKESSLFGVSFSDNLKAEFSSVALSCKREFKPVRAQTAATASPAITRGASEGKKTLRKGSVVVTGASSGLGLATAKALAESGKWHVIMACRDFLKAERAAKSAGMPKENYTIMHLDLASLDSVRQFVDNFRRSERPLDVLVCNAAVYQPTAKEPSFTAEGFELSVGTNHLGHFLLSRLLLEDLNKSDYPSRRLIIVGSITGNTNTLAGNVPPKANLGDLRGLAGGLNGLNSSSMIDGGDFDGAKAYKDSKVCNMLTMQEFHRRYHEDTGITFTSLYPGCIATTGLFREHIPLFRLLFPPFQKYITKGYVSEEEAGKRLAQVVSDPSLTKSGVYWSWNKDSASFENQLSQEASDAEKARKVWEVSEKLVGLV